In Vibrio hippocampi, the following are encoded in one genomic region:
- a CDS encoding glutaredoxin family protein, which yields MKLIRIFLGKVILLVNSLFSPKGVTRTDEAQAAADSKAKQLALYQFEGCPFCVKVRRELKRQSINVTLKDAANDPQARSELLAGGGKVKVPCLQIKDGEHTQWMYESSDIVNYLKQEFA from the coding sequence ATGAAACTGATTCGAATTTTCCTTGGCAAAGTCATTTTGCTTGTTAACTCGCTATTCTCTCCTAAGGGCGTGACTCGCACTGATGAAGCACAAGCCGCGGCTGATAGCAAAGCCAAACAACTCGCTTTGTATCAATTTGAAGGCTGTCCTTTTTGCGTAAAGGTTCGTCGTGAACTGAAGCGCCAATCGATCAACGTGACGTTAAAAGACGCTGCCAATGATCCTCAAGCTCGTTCCGAATTACTGGCGGGTGGAGGTAAAGTGAAAGTTCCCTGCTTGCAGATCAAAGATGGCGAACATACACAGTGGATGTATGAATCGTCCGATATCGTTAACTATTTAAAGCAAGAATTTGCCTAA
- a CDS encoding polysaccharide pyruvyl transferase family protein produces the protein MNNWMENLRELKEMHLQIAELCIGKKLAYVDIPFHGNVGDHLIYMGTEAFFEQHQLNVIYRAFDTNVCDKNLDAADVIVCHGGGNLGDIYHIHQALRDRIIEKYPNKKIIVMPQTIHFNSQHNVDACAKKWSQHKDLHLFVRDTNSLEIGKQFTPNCTLMPDMAHSLHPLVDVSEVLSADVTLNELRILNLRRVDVEKVQQQTTINKQPFDWVDLTTTQDIATTNLVGRIRNKPFLKQKSNQIWFKHSKSLCFRAVQHFMSHNVVYTDRLHGMILSYLLGRRIKLMDNSYGKNLNYFNQWIKQSDLVEVLPQKSD, from the coding sequence ATGAACAATTGGATGGAAAATCTGCGTGAATTAAAAGAGATGCACTTACAGATTGCAGAACTGTGCATCGGCAAAAAACTGGCATACGTGGATATACCTTTTCACGGTAACGTTGGTGATCACCTAATCTACATGGGTACGGAAGCGTTCTTTGAACAACACCAGTTAAATGTCATCTACCGAGCATTTGATACCAATGTTTGCGATAAAAATCTCGACGCCGCGGATGTCATTGTCTGTCATGGTGGCGGTAATTTGGGGGATATTTATCATATCCACCAAGCACTCAGAGATAGAATCATAGAGAAGTATCCCAATAAAAAAATCATTGTTATGCCACAAACCATTCATTTCAACTCACAACATAATGTCGACGCTTGTGCGAAGAAATGGAGCCAACACAAAGATCTACACCTTTTTGTTAGGGATACCAATAGCTTAGAGATCGGCAAACAATTCACTCCAAACTGTACTCTGATGCCAGATATGGCTCACAGCCTGCATCCTCTGGTGGATGTTTCTGAGGTATTATCTGCGGATGTTACCCTTAATGAACTTAGAATATTAAACTTGAGACGTGTCGACGTTGAAAAAGTGCAGCAACAAACCACGATCAACAAACAACCCTTTGACTGGGTTGACCTAACAACAACGCAAGACATCGCAACCACTAATTTGGTGGGAAGAATTCGCAATAAGCCATTTTTAAAACAGAAATCTAACCAGATATGGTTTAAACACTCTAAGTCTCTCTGTTTCCGTGCGGTACAACACTTTATGAGCCACAATGTTGTCTACACTGACCGACTGCACGGCATGATTCTTTCTTATCTTCTCGGTAGAAGAATCAAATTGATGGACAACTCCTACGGCAAAAACCTCAACTACTTTAATCAGTGGATAAAACAGAGCGATTTAGTCGAAGTGTTGCCACAAAAAAGTGATTAA
- a CDS encoding glycosyltransferase family 2 protein, which translates to MISVDTTILSWDRSDDTLAAISSALTQKDIINKVIVVDQGSKPENVTKLRDFSRDKHNLAIVYNDENLGVPGGRNCAARQGDGKYVVALDNDAEFINESQLKKAVDIMEENPDIAVLAFRILRFGSSEDDWSSWPFGSTDKWPSDSSFYTTKFVGAGHMIRREAFDDIGGYDDKLFFMHEEVDLSKRLINKGYKIRYTHEVVIGHKVSKEHRVPWNSTRAMYDVRNSLYLAVKLDTNKGAINTLLLLSHQLKRDFKLGAFKSSLKGLFLGLALFPRAIKLKNNQPENKTTLKAEEYNKMYSCTVSRTFFQRVARKVGQTFS; encoded by the coding sequence ATGATAAGTGTCGATACCACCATTTTATCTTGGGATAGAAGTGACGATACCCTTGCTGCGATATCCAGTGCACTCACGCAAAAAGACATTATCAATAAGGTGATCGTGGTTGATCAAGGCTCTAAACCTGAGAACGTCACCAAGCTAAGGGATTTTTCTCGAGACAAGCACAATCTTGCCATTGTTTACAATGATGAAAATTTAGGCGTCCCAGGTGGGAGAAACTGCGCGGCACGACAAGGGGACGGAAAGTACGTTGTGGCTCTCGACAATGATGCGGAGTTTATTAATGAGTCTCAACTGAAAAAAGCAGTAGATATCATGGAGGAAAACCCTGATATCGCGGTGTTGGCGTTCCGAATTTTGCGCTTTGGTTCTAGTGAAGATGATTGGAGTAGTTGGCCTTTTGGTTCCACAGACAAGTGGCCGTCTGACTCTTCTTTTTACACCACGAAATTTGTTGGTGCGGGTCATATGATTCGACGTGAAGCCTTCGATGACATAGGTGGATATGACGACAAACTCTTTTTCATGCATGAAGAAGTCGATCTGTCTAAACGACTGATCAATAAAGGTTACAAAATTCGTTACACGCACGAAGTCGTGATCGGTCATAAGGTATCGAAAGAGCATAGAGTGCCATGGAACAGTACTCGAGCGATGTATGATGTAAGAAACAGCCTCTACCTTGCGGTTAAATTAGATACCAATAAAGGGGCAATCAACACCTTGCTGTTGCTGTCGCATCAACTCAAACGCGACTTTAAATTAGGGGCATTTAAGAGTTCATTGAAAGGACTGTTTCTTGGATTAGCGCTATTCCCCAGAGCGATTAAGTTGAAAAACAACCAACCCGAGAATAAAACCACCCTGAAAGCCGAAGAATATAACAAGATGTATTCGTGTACTGTCAGCAGAACATTCTTCCAGCGCGTGGCAAGGAAGGTGGGACAAACTTTTTCTTAA
- a CDS encoding oligosaccharide flippase family protein: MLRERLAKLIWIFIEKFGMIFLSIISFYVLASQLTPKQLGLGVLAIAAVEAIAVLINAALEGPYVCAEKTDKKTDGSFFWTSIILAVLGQLLVIGITWLVTSDMFFLILVSVASLKILMSIGARVYIANMRREGQFKSIAIRTIFGKVLGTIAGITMAIYGGGAWAIVIQGVVIDFVSLAVLMYIDRRPLPLYIDYKYMVNLLRLGIPLSINALNVDMLIRGISLILGSVAGAVEVAMYNFATRLVDLPRSGILFGLSSYALPVFSRRYNNSTEQDHLKPFFADTCRYTYLILFPCFLGLALLAPYVVLLIFGEKWQDAIPILQVLSLLAAFSIVFAYVPALLIATKQPKLTVKAQLFSSFVALLVLSVFGGTYGAMAAALAMCAKYIFGAPFNLLAISKLLQVRLTFMFDLIYQSVVAGIVMTSVILSLQPMLGMSWQAFALLILSGIVSYNITLLIFDIRWPKKLKAFLVNG; encoded by the coding sequence GTGTTAAGAGAACGATTAGCCAAACTGATATGGATATTTATTGAAAAGTTCGGGATGATCTTTTTGTCCATCATTTCTTTTTATGTTTTAGCCTCTCAACTTACGCCAAAGCAGTTGGGCTTGGGTGTGTTGGCTATTGCGGCAGTGGAAGCGATAGCCGTGCTGATTAATGCTGCCTTGGAAGGTCCCTACGTTTGCGCGGAAAAGACCGATAAAAAAACCGATGGTTCTTTCTTTTGGACCTCGATCATTTTAGCGGTATTAGGGCAACTGTTAGTTATTGGTATCACTTGGTTAGTGACGTCCGATATGTTTTTCTTGATCTTGGTTTCCGTGGCGAGTTTAAAAATTCTGATGTCTATTGGTGCTAGAGTCTATATCGCCAATATGCGCCGAGAGGGTCAGTTCAAATCCATCGCAATACGGACCATTTTTGGTAAAGTCCTAGGGACGATTGCCGGTATCACAATGGCTATATACGGTGGCGGAGCGTGGGCGATAGTGATTCAAGGTGTGGTCATAGATTTTGTCTCACTTGCAGTATTGATGTACATCGACAGAAGACCGCTCCCGCTATATATCGACTATAAATACATGGTAAACCTATTGCGCCTTGGTATCCCTTTATCAATCAATGCATTAAATGTGGATATGTTGATCCGCGGAATCAGTCTTATTCTAGGTTCTGTCGCCGGGGCTGTAGAAGTCGCGATGTACAATTTTGCTACCCGTTTGGTGGATTTGCCTCGTAGCGGAATTTTATTTGGTTTGTCGAGCTATGCGTTACCCGTATTTTCAAGGCGGTACAATAATTCAACCGAGCAGGATCACCTAAAACCCTTCTTTGCAGATACCTGCCGTTACACCTATCTCATACTGTTCCCGTGTTTTCTCGGTCTTGCGTTACTTGCACCTTACGTTGTGTTATTGATTTTTGGTGAGAAATGGCAAGACGCGATTCCAATTCTGCAAGTGCTTTCTTTACTGGCGGCTTTTTCCATTGTTTTCGCTTACGTCCCCGCCTTATTGATTGCAACCAAACAGCCGAAACTAACCGTTAAAGCTCAACTATTTTCGTCCTTCGTCGCCTTGCTTGTATTGTCGGTTTTTGGTGGCACATACGGCGCAATGGCCGCGGCACTGGCAATGTGTGCCAAATACATTTTTGGAGCCCCTTTCAATCTGTTGGCCATCAGCAAACTGTTGCAAGTCCGATTGACGTTTATGTTTGATTTGATCTACCAATCGGTGGTCGCAGGCATAGTGATGACGAGTGTAATTTTGTCTCTGCAACCAATGTTAGGTATGTCTTGGCAGGCATTTGCGCTGTTGATTTTGTCCGGAATCGTGAGCTATAACATTACGCTTCTGATATTTGATATACGCTGGCCAAAAAAATTGAAAGCCTTCTTGGTCAACGGCTAA
- the ylqF gene encoding ribosome biogenesis GTPase YlqF, producing MVNNNIQWFPGHMHKARKEIEEVIPQVDVIIEVLDARIPFSSENPMISQLRGDKPVVKVLNKRDLADPEKTQLWIDHLEKEQGVRAIAITTSQTHEVQQILDLCRKLAPHREEIGKNIRTMIMGIPNVGKSTIINTLAGRTIAVTGNQPAVTRRQQRINLQNGIVLSDTPGILWPKVENPHSGFRLAATGAVKDTAMEYDEVAFYTVEYLAAHYPERLKERYQIDEALPESDIELMELIGRKRGALQSGGRVNLHKTSEILLHELRGGTLGQITLELPEMITQELVEVELEAARRAEEKAKKKEERRKRYLKNKR from the coding sequence ATGGTTAATAACAACATTCAATGGTTTCCGGGCCACATGCATAAGGCGCGTAAGGAAATTGAAGAAGTCATCCCTCAAGTTGATGTGATTATTGAGGTGTTAGATGCTCGCATTCCTTTTAGTAGCGAGAACCCGATGATCTCTCAACTGCGTGGTGATAAGCCTGTGGTTAAAGTGCTTAACAAGCGAGATTTAGCCGATCCAGAAAAAACGCAACTCTGGATTGATCACCTTGAAAAAGAGCAAGGTGTTAGGGCGATTGCCATCACGACGAGCCAGACTCACGAAGTCCAACAAATTCTTGATTTGTGCCGTAAACTCGCGCCACATCGTGAAGAGATTGGTAAAAACATTCGTACCATGATTATGGGGATTCCTAATGTGGGCAAATCCACCATCATTAATACTTTAGCTGGACGCACTATTGCGGTAACAGGCAACCAACCTGCCGTTACCCGCCGTCAGCAACGCATTAACCTACAAAACGGGATTGTGCTTTCGGACACCCCGGGGATTCTGTGGCCTAAAGTGGAAAACCCACACAGCGGTTTCCGTTTAGCGGCAACTGGCGCGGTTAAAGATACTGCGATGGAATATGATGAAGTGGCTTTCTACACCGTGGAATATCTTGCGGCTCATTATCCAGAACGACTGAAAGAGCGTTATCAGATTGATGAGGCGTTGCCTGAGTCAGATATTGAACTGATGGAGTTGATCGGTCGTAAGCGCGGTGCATTGCAATCGGGTGGTCGTGTGAACCTGCACAAAACCTCGGAGATCTTACTGCACGAACTTCGCGGAGGCACGCTAGGACAGATCACGCTGGAACTGCCAGAGATGATCACACAAGAGTTGGTCGAAGTTGAACTTGAAGCAGCACGCAGAGCGGAAGAGAAAGCGAAGAAGAAAGAAGAGCGTCGTAAGCGTTACTTGAAAAACAAGCGCTAG
- a CDS encoding LysR family transcriptional regulator — MDLNLLTTFLAVYKHRSITVASEELDLTQPAVSAAIKRLEAVLGKVLFVREGRGIAPTGAAVSLAHKIEDPLDVINSIADSNDELNVYCTESLITFFTHIQGVNFIEAPLGEDQLFDALIAQKVDLTIDVISNKRNALIEEVLFEDEAVCLTRQNHPRIGDSLSYEQYFAEKHIALKVRRSQMNTIDFLSDKPTPPRKVSIETSSISSMLMLASTTDYIASSTRSLAELLAPKLGLNIHPIPLELRPITFRMLYHRRYANDSQHSQIREAIKTAIPNSLSHYKDT; from the coding sequence TTGGACTTAAATCTACTCACAACTTTTTTGGCGGTTTATAAACATCGCTCTATCACCGTCGCCTCTGAAGAGTTAGACCTCACGCAGCCTGCGGTGAGTGCGGCGATTAAACGGCTCGAAGCGGTTTTGGGAAAGGTATTATTCGTTCGAGAAGGACGCGGGATCGCGCCAACAGGGGCAGCGGTATCGTTGGCGCACAAAATAGAAGATCCACTCGATGTGATAAACAGCATTGCTGACAGCAACGATGAGCTTAATGTCTACTGTACAGAAAGTTTGATCACCTTTTTTACTCATATTCAAGGCGTCAACTTTATCGAAGCCCCTTTGGGTGAAGACCAATTGTTTGACGCGTTAATTGCTCAGAAAGTTGATCTTACGATTGATGTTATTTCGAACAAAAGGAATGCGTTAATTGAGGAAGTGTTATTTGAAGACGAAGCGGTCTGTTTAACCAGACAAAACCACCCACGCATTGGGGACTCACTGAGCTATGAGCAGTATTTTGCAGAAAAACATATCGCGCTAAAAGTCAGGCGTTCACAAATGAATACCATCGACTTTCTATCCGATAAACCCACGCCACCAAGAAAGGTCAGTATTGAAACCAGCTCTATTTCTTCAATGCTCATGCTGGCAAGTACCACCGATTATATTGCTTCATCCACCCGCTCTCTCGCCGAACTGCTTGCGCCTAAATTAGGGTTGAACATTCATCCAATCCCTCTTGAACTTCGCCCAATTACCTTTCGGATGCTCTATCACCGACGATACGCCAATGATAGCCAACACTCACAAATCAGAGAGGCGATCAAAACCGCGATCCCAAATTCACTATCCCACTACAAAGATACATAA
- a CDS encoding type II toxin-antitoxin system RelE/ParE family toxin — protein sequence MLPKGDRDGIWSITVNGNWRITFEFLDGNAYILNYEDYH from the coding sequence ATTCTCCCGAAAGGGGATAGAGACGGCATTTGGTCAATCACAGTCAATGGAAATTGGCGTATTACTTTCGAATTTCTTGACGGCAATGCATATATTTTGAATTATGAGGATTATCACTAA
- a CDS encoding HigA family addiction module antitoxin has translation MSMHNPPHPGEFIYDVYMEPFGYSCRFVAKQFDVSPSTLNRVLKGQSAVSPEMALRLSKSLGRTPESWLTMQDNYDLWQAKKSVSLTKVHTINFALTT, from the coding sequence ATGAGTATGCACAACCCTCCTCACCCAGGTGAGTTTATTTATGATGTCTATATGGAACCGTTTGGTTATAGCTGTCGCTTTGTTGCAAAACAGTTTGATGTATCGCCATCTACACTGAATCGTGTTCTTAAAGGGCAAAGTGCCGTTTCACCGGAAATGGCTTTACGTCTGTCAAAGTCACTTGGTAGAACTCCGGAAAGTTGGCTAACAATGCAGGACAACTATGATCTCTGGCAAGCAAAAAAAAGTGTTAGTCTCACTAAAGTACATACGATCAATTTTGCTTTAACGACATAA